Proteins encoded by one window of Macadamia integrifolia cultivar HAES 741 unplaced genomic scaffold, SCU_Mint_v3 scaffold1072, whole genome shotgun sequence:
- the LOC122062550 gene encoding D-lactate dehydrogenase [cytochrome], mitochondrial-like, with protein sequence MEPSFEAMISDVCVPLSRLAELISRSKQELDASPLVCTVVAHAGDGNFHTLILFDPNNEEHRQEAERLNHFMVHTALSMEGTCTGEHGVGTGKMKYLEKELGIEALRTMKRIKAVLDPNNIMNPGKLIPPHVCF encoded by the exons ATGGAGCCTAGTTTTGAAGCAATGATTTCG GATGTATGCGTTCCTTTGTCACGGCTTGCAGAATTGATTTCAAGATCTAAGCAGGAGCTTGATGCATCGCCATTGGTGTG TACTGTTGTTGCTCATGCTGGTGATGGGAACTTCCATACATTGATCCTTTTTGACCCCAATAATGAAGAACACAGGCAAGAAGCAGAGAGACTAAACCATTTCATGGTCCATACAGCCTTATCAATGGAAG GGACATGTACAGGGGAACATGGTGTCGGCACTGGGAAAATGAAG taCCTTGAGAAGGAACTTGGAATAGAGGCCTTGAGGACAATGAAAAGAATAAAGGCAGTCTTGGATCCAAACAATATCATGAATCCAGGAAAATTGATTCCTCCTCACGTTTGTTTCTAA